DNA sequence from the Candidatus Kaistella beijingensis genome:
CTAATTTAACCTTTCATTAATTTACTTTGCGGATCATATTCCGTATTTTTGAGGGAATTAAAAATTAAACATTATGGCAAATATTACATTAAAAGGAAATGAAATTCACACGATCGGAAACCTTCCCGAAGTTGGTTTATCGTTAAAGGATTTGGCTTTAGTAAATGATAAATTGGAGGTGAAAACTTTGGAAGATTACAACGGAAAAAGAAAAATCTTCAACATTTTTCCAAGTATTGACACTGGAATTTGCGCCGCTTCTGCAAGAAAATTTAATGAAGAAGCGGGGAATTTAGAAAACACTGTGGTGATTAATGTTTCTAAAGATTTGCCGTTTGCTTTGGGCAGGTTTTGCGCGGCTGAA
Encoded proteins:
- the tpx gene encoding thiol peroxidase, producing the protein MANITLKGNEIHTIGNLPEVGLSLKDLALVNDKLEVKTLEDYNGKRKIFNIFPSIDTGICAASARKFNEEAGNLENTVVINVSKDLPFALGRFCAAEGLDHVETLSDFRGTFGDDYGVTIVDGPMKGLLSRAVIVTDENNNVVYTEQVPEIVQEPNYENALNALK